From the Flavobacterium galactosidilyticum genome, one window contains:
- a CDS encoding penicillin acylase family protein, whose protein sequence is MNYIKNYLPLLLLVFCFNLPMFSQKITIKEIERLEKLAKQVSIIRDNWGIAHVYGKTDADAVFGMLYAQCEDDFKRVEMNYIEKLGRLSELKGQSVLYNDLEIKLLIDTEEAKADYKKAAPWLKKLLNSYADGINFYLYKHPEVKPALLTHFEPWFPLLWTDGSIGAISTADLSTGELKAFYSGNNDKVAYIEREKDVQTGSNGFAIAPSKTVSGNAILYINPHTTFYFRPEIQMSSEEGLNAYGAVTWGQFFIYQGFNESCGWMHTSSNVDVADMYSEKIITKNNKLFYEYDKKLLPVIEKKITIKYLENGKLIPKTFKTYFTNHGPIMAKRDGKWISLKSNNRSMKSLEQSWVRTKAKGFEDYKKAMDLKANTSNNTVYADKEGNIAYWHGNFIPVRDKKLNWSKLMDGTTSATQWKGLHSVSETVHSYNPINGWLQNCNSTPYSVAGGNSPKRENYLPYMAPDGESFRGLNAVRLLSKGKDYTSDKVIADGYDTKLTAFEFLIPALVASFEKNINKDNAVYAELIEPINLLKKWDYYTKENSVATTLAIEWAYKLDPIIQKVYVDEGEMDQVENTKNFVKSALPEQLIPQLQMVVNELKTKFGTWQIPWGELNRFQRSCGAIDLVYDDAKESLPIGYGPALWGSLPAYKSNYQKDTKKRYGFNGNSFVCAVEFGPKVKAKSLLAGGNSGDPKSKHFYDQAEMYREGKFKDVLFYKEDVQKNAQRTYHPGQ, encoded by the coding sequence ATGAACTACATCAAGAATTATTTACCGTTACTCCTTTTAGTTTTTTGTTTTAACTTACCAATGTTTTCCCAAAAGATAACTATAAAAGAAATTGAAAGGCTCGAAAAACTAGCTAAGCAAGTAAGCATTATCAGAGACAATTGGGGAATTGCTCACGTGTACGGTAAGACCGATGCCGATGCTGTTTTTGGGATGCTATATGCCCAATGTGAAGATGATTTCAAACGAGTAGAAATGAATTATATCGAAAAACTTGGACGCCTTTCAGAACTTAAAGGACAATCAGTTTTGTATAATGATTTAGAAATAAAACTTTTAATTGATACTGAAGAAGCAAAAGCGGATTATAAAAAAGCAGCACCTTGGTTAAAAAAACTATTAAACAGTTATGCGGATGGAATAAACTTTTATCTCTACAAGCACCCAGAAGTAAAACCTGCTTTACTGACTCATTTTGAGCCTTGGTTTCCTTTACTGTGGACTGATGGAAGTATTGGAGCCATTAGCACTGCTGACCTTTCGACGGGTGAATTAAAAGCTTTCTATTCTGGAAATAATGATAAAGTTGCTTATATCGAAAGGGAGAAAGATGTTCAAACGGGCTCTAATGGATTTGCAATTGCACCTTCAAAAACAGTTTCTGGAAATGCTATTTTATATATCAATCCACATACTACTTTTTATTTCCGCCCAGAAATACAAATGAGCAGCGAAGAAGGATTGAACGCTTATGGAGCCGTAACTTGGGGACAATTTTTTATTTACCAAGGATTTAATGAAAGCTGTGGCTGGATGCATACCTCATCAAATGTAGATGTAGCGGATATGTATTCCGAAAAAATTATCACTAAAAACAACAAATTATTTTACGAATATGACAAGAAATTGTTACCTGTAATTGAAAAAAAAATTACAATCAAATATCTGGAAAACGGAAAACTAATTCCTAAAACATTCAAAACGTATTTCACCAACCACGGTCCGATAATGGCCAAAAGAGATGGAAAATGGATTAGCTTAAAATCCAATAATCGTTCGATGAAAAGTTTGGAACAGAGTTGGGTTCGCACCAAAGCAAAAGGATTTGAGGATTATAAAAAAGCAATGGACTTAAAAGCCAATACTTCAAATAATACCGTTTATGCTGACAAAGAAGGCAATATTGCGTACTGGCATGGAAATTTTATTCCTGTAAGAGATAAAAAACTAAATTGGTCAAAACTGATGGATGGTACCACCTCAGCAACACAATGGAAAGGATTACACAGCGTTTCAGAGACGGTACATTCTTATAACCCTATAAATGGCTGGTTACAAAATTGCAACTCAACACCTTATTCTGTTGCGGGCGGAAATAGTCCAAAAAGAGAAAATTACTTACCATATATGGCGCCTGATGGAGAAAGTTTTAGAGGATTAAATGCGGTACGCCTATTAAGTAAAGGCAAAGACTATACTTCAGACAAAGTAATTGCTGATGGTTATGACACAAAACTTACAGCTTTTGAATTTTTGATTCCAGCCTTAGTAGCTTCTTTCGAAAAAAATATAAATAAGGATAATGCAGTTTATGCTGAATTAATTGAGCCTATTAACCTATTAAAAAAATGGGATTACTACACCAAAGAAAATTCTGTTGCTACAACATTAGCCATCGAATGGGCTTACAAATTAGATCCAATTATTCAAAAAGTATATGTTGATGAAGGTGAAATGGACCAAGTAGAAAATACTAAAAATTTTGTAAAAAGTGCTCTTCCAGAACAATTAATTCCTCAATTACAAATGGTTGTAAATGAATTGAAAACCAAGTTTGGAACTTGGCAAATTCCTTGGGGAGAGCTCAATCGTTTTCAAAGAAGTTGCGGAGCTATTGACTTAGTTTATGATGATGCCAAAGAAAGTCTACCTATTGGATATGGTCCAGCGCTATGGGGGAGTTTGCCAGCTTACAAAAGCAATTATCAAAAAGACACTAAAAAGCGTTACGGTTTCAACGGAAATAGTTTTGTATGTGCGGTAGAATTTGGACCAAAAGTTAAAGCAAAATCTTTATTAGCAGGAGGCAATAGCGGAGATCCAAAATCAAAACATTTTTATGATCAAGCAGAAATGTATCGTGAGGGAAAATTCAAAGATGTCCTATTTTATAAGGAAGATGTTCAAAAAAATGCACAGCGAACCTATCATCCTGGTCAATGA
- the rocD gene encoding ornithine--oxo-acid transaminase, producing the protein MAHTEQNLSPKSEALIAKENQYGAHNYHPLPVVLERGEGVFVWDVDGKKYFDFLSAYSAVNQGHCHPKIVGAMVKQAQTLTLTSRAFHNDQLGPYEEYVTKYFGFDKVLPMNTGAEAVETALKLCRKWAYEVKGIPENEAQIIVCENNFHGRTTTIISFSNDETARKNFGPYTAGFIKIPYDDAEALEKVLKSTKNIAGFLVEPIQGEAGVYVPSEGYLAKAKALCEEHDVLFIADEVQTGIARTGRLLATCGNCDCKNGCEDKPEVKPDILILGKAISGGVYPVSAVLANDAIMNVIKPGQHGSTFGGNPIAAAVAIAALEVVKDENLAQNAAYLGEVLRNGLNEIASRNPLITWVRGKGLLNAIVVDCDEESDLAWNLCMKFSEYGLLAKPTHGNKIRFAPPLVITESQIQECLGIIERAFNDFK; encoded by the coding sequence ATGGCACATACAGAACAAAACCTTTCTCCAAAATCGGAAGCGTTGATAGCAAAAGAGAATCAATACGGAGCTCACAATTACCATCCTTTACCAGTAGTTTTAGAAAGAGGAGAAGGAGTATTTGTTTGGGATGTTGATGGAAAAAAATATTTCGATTTTTTATCAGCTTATTCAGCCGTAAATCAAGGACATTGTCACCCAAAAATTGTTGGAGCTATGGTAAAACAAGCGCAAACATTAACGTTGACTTCTCGTGCTTTTCATAATGATCAGTTAGGTCCTTATGAAGAATATGTGACTAAGTATTTTGGTTTTGATAAAGTACTTCCTATGAATACGGGAGCTGAAGCAGTGGAGACGGCATTAAAATTATGTAGAAAATGGGCTTACGAAGTAAAAGGAATTCCTGAAAATGAAGCACAAATTATTGTTTGTGAAAACAATTTTCACGGAAGAACAACTACAATTATTTCGTTTTCAAATGATGAAACAGCTCGTAAAAACTTCGGTCCTTACACCGCTGGATTTATCAAAATACCGTATGATGATGCAGAGGCTTTAGAAAAAGTATTAAAATCAACAAAAAATATCGCCGGTTTTCTAGTAGAACCCATTCAGGGTGAAGCTGGTGTTTATGTGCCTAGCGAAGGATATTTAGCTAAAGCAAAAGCCCTTTGTGAAGAACATGATGTTTTATTTATTGCTGATGAGGTTCAGACAGGAATTGCTCGTACAGGGCGATTATTGGCAACGTGCGGTAATTGTGATTGTAAGAATGGTTGTGAAGATAAACCAGAAGTAAAGCCAGATATTCTTATTTTAGGAAAAGCAATTTCTGGTGGTGTTTATCCAGTTTCGGCAGTTTTAGCAAATGATGCTATTATGAATGTTATCAAGCCAGGACAACACGGATCAACTTTTGGTGGAAATCCTATTGCTGCGGCTGTTGCTATTGCTGCGCTTGAAGTCGTAAAAGATGAAAATTTAGCACAAAATGCAGCTTATTTAGGTGAAGTTTTAAGAAATGGTTTGAACGAAATAGCTTCTAGAAATCCACTAATTACTTGGGTAAGAGGTAAAGGATTATTAAATGCTATTGTCGTGGATTGCGATGAAGAATCTGATTTAGCTTGGAATCTTTGTATGAAATTTAGCGAATATGGTTTATTGGCTAAGCCAACGCACGGTAATAAAATTAGATTTGCTCCGCCATTAGTAATCACAGAGTCTCAAATTCAGGAGTGTTTAGGAATTATAGAAAGAGCTTTTAACGATTTTAAATAA
- a CDS encoding cyanophycinase produces the protein MKKILRSNCYIKSCLTLFAFLCLSTMQAQSPKGKLFIIGGGDRSDELMTQLLNLSELKKNDYIVVLPMSSGEPVESFTYFKSQLQNLTPNPIIMMNYDKTMVNNKVLNDSLQNAKLIFISGGDQTRFMNVVKNTPVYTAIHKAYENGSTIAGTSAGAAVMCEHMITGNQKLQTKYSETFDNIRYNNLETTVGLGLIKNVIIDQHFMKRSRYNRLLSALVEFPDHIGIGIDESTALIVRNKEIEIAGESEVVVVKKPKGITKSQKENLVSIKSLEMAIYTEGQKFKIK, from the coding sequence ATGAAAAAAATACTAAGATCCAACTGTTATATTAAATCATGTCTAACACTATTTGCGTTTTTATGTTTGAGTACAATGCAAGCACAAAGTCCAAAAGGCAAATTATTCATTATTGGAGGCGGAGATCGCTCTGATGAATTAATGACACAATTACTTAATTTATCCGAACTAAAGAAAAATGATTACATAGTTGTTTTACCCATGTCCAGTGGCGAACCTGTGGAATCTTTTACCTACTTTAAATCTCAATTACAAAATCTGACTCCAAATCCAATTATCATGATGAACTATGATAAAACGATGGTGAATAATAAAGTGCTGAATGATTCTTTGCAAAACGCTAAACTTATATTCATTAGCGGTGGTGATCAAACTCGGTTTATGAATGTCGTCAAAAACACTCCTGTTTACACTGCCATTCACAAAGCTTACGAAAACGGAAGTACAATTGCGGGAACCAGCGCTGGAGCTGCAGTAATGTGCGAACACATGATTACGGGAAATCAAAAACTACAAACTAAATACTCAGAAACCTTCGATAATATTAGATACAATAATCTTGAAACCACAGTAGGTTTAGGTCTTATTAAAAATGTAATTATCGACCAACATTTCATGAAAAGAAGTCGGTACAATCGGTTACTGTCTGCATTAGTTGAATTTCCAGATCACATTGGTATTGGTATTGATGAAAGTACCGCTTTAATTGTTCGAAATAAGGAAATCGAAATTGCTGGCGAAAGCGAGGTAGTTGTGGTTAAGAAACCAAAGGGAATAACAAAATCCCAAAAAGAAAATTTAGTAAGTATCAAAAGCCTAGAAATGGCTATTTATACTGAAGGTCAAAAATTTAAAATAAAATAA
- a CDS encoding Lrp/AsnC family transcriptional regulator translates to MEILDEFDIKIIKELEKDGRMAYSAIATHLKISNTMVHQRINRLTEQGILTGIKPVINEKKVGYDWGSFTGLTLNKDQDSTRIIEELKKIPEITECYYITGSYTLYIKIIAKDHEHMRSILYEKIDNIPGIAKTDSIIELGCAFKRNVSL, encoded by the coding sequence ATGGAAATATTAGACGAATTCGATATCAAAATCATCAAAGAATTAGAGAAAGATGGAAGAATGGCCTATTCAGCTATTGCTACCCATCTAAAAATATCAAATACAATGGTACATCAGCGTATCAATAGATTAACCGAACAAGGAATTCTTACGGGAATAAAACCAGTAATTAATGAAAAAAAAGTAGGTTATGATTGGGGTTCATTCACAGGATTGACTTTAAATAAAGATCAAGACTCAACTAGAATTATAGAAGAGTTGAAAAAAATTCCAGAAATAACAGAATGCTATTATATCACTGGATCCTATACTCTTTACATAAAGATAATTGCTAAAGATCATGAACACATGCGAAGCATTCTCTATGAAAAAATTGATAATATTCCAGGAATCGCAAAAACGGATTCTATCATTGAATTAGGTTGCGCCTTCAAAAGAAATGTATCGCTCTAA